The Anoxybacillus flavithermus genome has a segment encoding these proteins:
- a CDS encoding D-alanine--D-alanine ligase A, protein MKITLGILYGGKSPEHKVSLQTARSVINAINKEKFTVVPIYITTDGQWLRGEAIEGEVQHVNELAFQQGLPALASIANGIDVIFPLLHGPNGEDGTVQGMLELLNVPYVGNGVLASAVGMDKVVMKQLFAQAGLKQARYVFFLKNEWERQKENVYETVEQEIGYPCFVKPANAGSSVGISKCKNREQLQTAFQEAFRYDRKVIVEEAIIGREVEIGVIGNDKPICSVVGEIVPKKEFYDYEAKYVDGNTELVIPANVTDKEYETIKQMALAAFKVLDLAGLVRADFFLTADGEVYINEVNTMPGFTPFSMFPLLWKHTGIPYEELIERLIQLAIERYEEKQNITYIF, encoded by the coding sequence ATGAAGATAACGTTAGGTATACTATACGGTGGAAAATCGCCTGAACATAAAGTATCTCTACAAACAGCACGTTCCGTCATTAATGCGATAAATAAAGAAAAATTTACAGTCGTGCCCATTTACATTACGACAGATGGACAATGGTTGCGCGGAGAAGCGATTGAAGGGGAAGTGCAACATGTAAACGAACTTGCTTTTCAACAAGGTTTACCAGCGCTCGCTTCGATTGCAAACGGCATTGATGTTATTTTCCCTCTTTTACACGGACCGAACGGGGAAGATGGAACGGTGCAAGGCATGTTAGAATTATTAAACGTACCGTATGTCGGAAACGGCGTGTTAGCATCAGCTGTCGGTATGGATAAAGTCGTTATGAAACAATTGTTTGCTCAAGCAGGGCTAAAACAAGCGCGTTACGTCTTTTTCTTAAAAAATGAATGGGAAAGGCAAAAAGAAAACGTATATGAAACGGTTGAACAAGAGATTGGCTACCCTTGTTTTGTGAAGCCAGCCAACGCCGGTTCAAGCGTGGGCATAAGCAAATGTAAAAACCGTGAACAATTGCAAACGGCATTCCAAGAGGCGTTTCGTTACGATCGGAAAGTCATTGTTGAAGAAGCGATTATCGGTCGTGAAGTGGAAATTGGGGTAATCGGAAACGATAAACCAATTTGTTCGGTTGTGGGGGAAATTGTGCCGAAAAAAGAATTTTACGATTACGAAGCAAAATATGTTGATGGAAATACGGAATTAGTCATCCCGGCAAACGTTACAGATAAAGAATACGAAACGATCAAACAAATGGCACTCGCCGCTTTTAAAGTGCTCGATTTAGCGGGATTAGTTCGCGCCGACTTTTTCTTGACAGCAGATGGAGAGGTGTATATTAACGAAGTCAATACGATGCCGGGCTTTACGCCATTTAGCATGTTTCCGCTCTTATGGAAACATACAGGTATACCGTATGAGGAGTTAATTGAACGTCTCATTCAACTTGCCATCGAGCGATATGAAGAAAAACAAAACATTACGTATATATTTTAA
- a CDS encoding spore gernimation protein codes for MNTVQMLFVLMLSIGLMNHVIIIPILLEVAGRDAWISTIIGLILLVIFLPLVYFPMKQSQQRHIFQWLKENVGAPIAYFIASITCLYLLIISIVTLKDTTTFTTTSYLTATPNWAIVVTLCIICFYNASIGLPSIAKTSGIILPFVVLFGIFVALATVPHKNYELLKPILEEGWMPVWKGVMYVAAGYGEIVLLLFMQQQMKTNISFMKLVLFGLIAASLSIGPTVGAITEFGPAEASHLRYPAFEQWRMVNLGTYLEHFDFLSAYQWLAGAFIRISLATALIPELFDITNKASRRWILLFVYVVMFFAAMTPMSDDTFFRMLKKWVLPMSFFFICFLAMLLFVLALAIRIKERRASA; via the coding sequence ATGAATACGGTACAAATGTTATTTGTTTTAATGCTATCGATTGGGCTGATGAATCACGTCATTATCATTCCAATCTTGCTTGAAGTAGCTGGGCGAGATGCGTGGATTTCAACTATTATCGGCCTAATATTGCTCGTCATTTTTCTTCCTCTCGTTTATTTTCCAATGAAACAATCACAACAAAGGCACATCTTTCAATGGCTGAAAGAAAATGTCGGCGCACCAATTGCCTATTTTATCGCTTCCATCACATGTTTATATTTACTCATCATTAGCATCGTCACATTAAAAGATACGACAACGTTTACAACGACATCATATTTAACAGCTACCCCAAACTGGGCGATTGTCGTTACACTTTGCATCATTTGTTTTTATAATGCTTCGATCGGTTTGCCATCCATCGCGAAAACGTCAGGTATTATTTTACCTTTCGTCGTCTTGTTTGGCATATTTGTCGCTTTAGCGACCGTACCGCACAAAAACTACGAACTGCTAAAGCCGATACTTGAAGAAGGATGGATGCCCGTTTGGAAAGGTGTGATGTATGTCGCTGCCGGATACGGAGAAATTGTTCTTTTACTATTTATGCAACAACAAATGAAAACAAACATTTCCTTTATGAAACTCGTTTTATTCGGACTGATAGCTGCTAGTTTATCGATCGGTCCGACAGTTGGAGCGATTACGGAGTTTGGTCCAGCGGAAGCAAGCCATTTACGCTACCCCGCGTTTGAACAATGGCGCATGGTGAACTTAGGAACGTATTTAGAGCATTTTGATTTTTTATCGGCTTATCAATGGCTCGCCGGAGCATTTATTCGCATTTCACTGGCAACTGCGCTTATTCCAGAGCTATTTGATATAACGAATAAAGCATCACGACGGTGGATTTTACTATTCGTATATGTCGTTATGTTCTTTGCTGCTATGACACCGATGAGCGATGATACGTTTTTTCGTATGTTAAAAAAATGGGTGTTGCCGATGTCGTTTTTCTTCATTTGTTTTCTTGCGATGTTATTGTTCGTACTTGCGTTAGCAATACGTATAAAAGAAAGGAGAGCGTCCGCATGA
- a CDS encoding spore germination protein, producing the protein MNAEWIVDEQTLKEHFAQCKDVVLMPATIYSEERKPLSLIFIYCEELCDTKLLKQFVFPTITRMGQQYPLYSVTDIEKYKQMPLHLIGKSVSAQQLDFIVFNGDLVIYFVEAEAMYSISLANPPNRNPEEPNTEVSIRGPKDGFIEEVAKNVALIRKRLKTSSLHVEQVLIGKRSRTKVDILYIQDIINQETIAELKRRLSTINIDALTGTNQLEELLSEKYISLFPVFAYSGRPDFVVNALLSGRFAVFIDGSPTALIGPANLTFLLNTSEDNSTSFVFVTFQRIIRLIGVSVAVFLPGLWVAITTYHQDQLPFTLLATIVLARQGVPLPAPLEAFIMISLFEIFKEAGMRLPIAIGQTLSVVGGLIIGQAAINAGLAAPGTLVVIATSVIATFTLVNQSLAGTVSILRFIVLAASSLLGLFGFIASMFFLLVYAANLTSFGVPYLAPLSPATGDIWKVVITSGWKKFRRRPKMLKTNDNTPGDES; encoded by the coding sequence ATGAACGCTGAATGGATCGTCGATGAACAAACGTTAAAAGAACATTTTGCGCAATGTAAAGACGTCGTATTAATGCCAGCCACCATTTATTCAGAAGAGCGAAAACCATTATCGCTTATTTTCATTTATTGCGAAGAATTATGTGACACAAAGTTATTGAAACAATTCGTTTTTCCGACCATTACACGCATGGGACAACAATATCCGCTATATTCGGTTACAGACATTGAGAAATATAAACAAATGCCACTTCATTTAATCGGAAAATCAGTTTCTGCTCAACAGCTTGATTTTATCGTTTTTAATGGCGATTTAGTCATTTACTTTGTCGAAGCGGAAGCGATGTATTCGATTTCGCTCGCTAATCCACCGAACCGCAACCCAGAAGAACCGAACACCGAAGTGTCCATTCGTGGTCCAAAAGACGGTTTTATTGAAGAAGTCGCAAAAAACGTGGCGCTTATACGGAAACGGTTAAAAACGAGCAGCTTGCATGTCGAACAAGTATTAATCGGCAAACGAAGCCGAACGAAAGTTGATATTCTATATATTCAAGACATTATCAATCAAGAGACAATTGCTGAATTAAAACGACGATTAAGCACAATCAACATTGATGCTTTAACAGGAACAAATCAACTAGAAGAATTGTTAAGTGAAAAGTATATTTCGTTATTTCCTGTTTTCGCCTACTCCGGCCGTCCTGATTTTGTCGTGAACGCCCTGCTTAGCGGACGGTTTGCTGTCTTTATCGACGGCTCACCGACCGCATTAATTGGTCCGGCCAATTTAACATTTTTATTAAATACATCAGAAGACAATAGTACATCATTTGTGTTTGTAACATTTCAACGCATCATTCGGCTCATCGGCGTCAGTGTCGCTGTGTTTTTGCCGGGGCTTTGGGTAGCGATTACGACGTATCACCAAGATCAACTACCGTTTACGTTATTAGCAACGATCGTTCTGGCAAGACAAGGGGTACCTCTCCCCGCCCCCCTCGAAGCGTTTATTATGATCAGCTTATTTGAAATTTTCAAAGAAGCTGGTATGCGCCTTCCAATCGCCATTGGGCAAACATTATCGGTCGTTGGCGGGTTAATTATCGGGCAGGCAGCGATAAATGCCGGGCTTGCCGCCCCCGGTACACTCGTTGTCATTGCAACTTCCGTCATCGCAACATTTACACTCGTCAATCAATCGCTAGCTGGGACAGTGTCCATTTTACGTTTTATCGTCCTGGCCGCTTCATCGTTGCTCGGGCTGTTCGGTTTTATTGCATCAATGTTTTTTCTTCTCGTTTATGCGGCAAATTTAACATCGTTTGGCGTCCCGTACTTAGCACCGCTTTCTCCAGCGACAGGAGACATATGGAAAGTGGTGATTACGAGCGGCTGGAAAAAGTTTAGACGCCGTCCTAAAATGCTAAAAACAAACGACAATACGCCGGGTGACGAATCATGA
- a CDS encoding spore gernimation protein GerC, translated as MIRAIVCCFFCFVLTGCWGMKEIDHLAYIHAIGVDYEDGQVIAYAQLISFTGLAKVEAGGGRQKSTVTIGKAKGETFNVATDRLYQAIQQGVSWGHVKGIVFTERALKKGLVHDVIDVLDRYNEIRHTIWTFATKQPIERIFETTPFLDYSPYFSLLANPIDIYEQSSFIQPKRFNELIAASNEKAVTFPLPSLSVEEKSWTENKKKKPMLKKDGVCFLHRYDKQACIPRHKLDGLRWITKGTGRTPIYMKPNGKMIGTLVVRGPKANISYKIKDGHPVFTVEVQAAGSIIELREHMSEKQIIEYASKTVEKEIKNLFDLGVKEGVDTLQLSSALYRQNVNDWRKYTTNGLVPLTKDMLAQIKVKLSIDTYGKSKK; from the coding sequence ATGATTCGCGCAATTGTTTGTTGTTTCTTTTGTTTCGTATTAACGGGCTGTTGGGGAATGAAAGAAATTGATCATCTTGCTTATATTCATGCAATCGGCGTGGACTACGAAGACGGGCAAGTGATTGCCTACGCCCAACTCATTAGTTTTACAGGGCTTGCGAAAGTCGAAGCGGGCGGTGGAAGACAAAAATCAACCGTGACGATCGGAAAAGCAAAAGGGGAGACGTTTAACGTGGCGACCGATCGGTTGTATCAAGCGATTCAACAAGGTGTATCATGGGGACATGTGAAAGGAATCGTTTTTACAGAACGAGCGCTCAAAAAAGGGCTCGTGCATGACGTCATCGATGTGCTCGACCGTTACAATGAAATTCGCCATACAATTTGGACGTTCGCTACCAAACAACCAATTGAACGTATTTTTGAAACGACGCCGTTTTTAGATTATTCGCCATATTTTTCGTTGCTTGCTAATCCGATCGATATTTATGAACAAAGTTCTTTTATTCAACCGAAGCGCTTTAATGAGCTGATCGCCGCTTCTAATGAAAAAGCAGTTACGTTTCCGCTCCCTTCCCTTTCTGTCGAGGAGAAAAGTTGGACGGAAAATAAAAAAAAGAAACCGATGTTAAAAAAAGATGGAGTTTGTTTTTTACATCGTTACGATAAACAAGCATGCATCCCGCGTCATAAACTTGACGGATTACGATGGATAACAAAAGGTACCGGGCGCACCCCAATTTACATGAAGCCGAACGGCAAAATGATTGGCACGCTCGTTGTGCGCGGACCGAAGGCAAACATATCGTACAAAATAAAAGACGGCCACCCCGTATTCACCGTTGAGGTGCAAGCTGCGGGCAGCATTATTGAACTGCGCGAGCACATGTCGGAAAAGCAAATTATTGAATACGCATCAAAAACAGTCGAAAAAGAGATAAAAAACTTGTTCGACCTCGGAGTAAAAGAAGGGGTTGATACGTTGCAACTATCAAGCGCTTTATATCGCCAAAATGTAAATGATTGGCGTAAATATACAACAAACGGATTAGTTCCGCTAACGAAAGATATGTTAGCGCAAATCAAAGTAAAACTAAGCATTGACACATACGGAAAGTCAAAAAAATAG
- a CDS encoding UDP-N-acetylglucosamine--LPS N-acetylglucosamine transferase produces MMNILVLPLFQMPSGHHQVADAMIYSLRHRFPDIRCEKLDFLSYCNEHMEKRVADFYLRWISVLPHSYEWMYQRWMRKFEQPAMEPWLLYFEKKMKRLLQEKKPHLVICTHSFPSHVLQRLKQKGIVTVPVVNVYTDFFLSGIWGKTAIDYHFVPHKDAKRLLCTTFHVEPRRVIVTGIPIHEQIVPVQKMKRRTNKRILVAGGNQGLGKMKQFLMNATHAQLVYYVLCGKNEALYHEIKSWDNPCIRPYRYISDPAKMNELYDKVDAIVTKPGGVTMSEALAKRLPAFTLSYLPGQEQMNLHYLRKKGLIYFLRDNEPYDQQLLRVLMNEEEMNEWEKRIDGYWLEREKSAQEALYEWIEANVYAMKKR; encoded by the coding sequence ATGATGAACATTCTCGTACTACCTTTGTTTCAAATGCCGTCTGGTCATCACCAAGTAGCTGATGCTATGATTTATTCGTTACGTCATCGTTTTCCTGATATACGTTGCGAAAAACTCGATTTTCTTAGTTATTGTAACGAACATATGGAGAAGCGGGTAGCTGATTTTTATCTTCGCTGGATTTCAGTATTGCCACATTCGTATGAGTGGATGTATCAACGATGGATGAGAAAATTCGAGCAGCCGGCCATGGAGCCGTGGTTGCTTTATTTTGAAAAAAAAATGAAGCGCCTTCTTCAAGAAAAAAAACCGCATCTTGTTATATGTACACACTCCTTTCCTTCGCACGTGTTGCAACGGTTAAAACAAAAAGGGATTGTAACCGTTCCTGTTGTCAACGTATATACCGACTTTTTTTTAAGTGGCATTTGGGGGAAAACAGCGATCGATTATCATTTCGTTCCTCATAAAGATGCAAAGCGGTTGCTATGTACAACGTTTCATGTTGAGCCTCGTCGCGTCATTGTCACAGGCATTCCGATTCACGAACAAATTGTTCCTGTTCAAAAAATGAAGCGACGTACAAATAAACGTATTTTAGTAGCAGGCGGTAATCAAGGATTAGGGAAGATGAAGCAATTTTTAATGAACGCCACTCATGCCCAGCTTGTGTATTATGTCTTATGTGGCAAAAATGAAGCGTTGTATCATGAGATAAAAAGTTGGGACAATCCGTGTATTCGTCCGTATCGATATATTTCCGATCCAGCGAAAATGAACGAATTATATGATAAAGTAGATGCTATTGTGACAAAACCGGGCGGTGTGACAATGAGTGAAGCACTTGCAAAACGGTTACCTGCTTTCACACTCTCGTATTTACCAGGGCAAGAACAAATGAATTTACATTATTTAAGAAAAAAAGGACTGATTTATTTTCTTCGCGACAATGAACCATATGATCAACAGTTGCTGCGCGTATTAATGAACGAAGAAGAAATGAACGAATGGGAAAAACGGATCGACGGCTATTGGCTCGAGCGTGAAAAAAGCGCGCAAGAGGCGCTTTACGAATGGATTGAAGCAAATGTATACGCAATGAAAAAGCGATGA
- a CDS encoding polysaccharide deacetylase family protein has translation MIYIWLIALFFIYSILPTLFIRMFSFRVQKKVKSGVALTFDDGPDPVYTPQLLDLLKKYNVKATFFVVGWKAEKYPHLIKRMQEEGHTIGLHHYYHTSNWLLLPLVTEWELERSARVIEYITGARPVYYRPPWGHINIWTLFMQKKYKIVMWTYILGDWNASLGVDRLYERLMSSIEDGAIIVLHDSGSTIGADEHAPANTIATLERLFQHTNVKWVKLNEE, from the coding sequence TTGATTTACATATGGCTCATCGCACTATTTTTCATTTATAGCATATTGCCCACTCTGTTTATTCGCATGTTTTCGTTTCGGGTACAGAAAAAAGTAAAAAGCGGTGTAGCATTAACGTTTGATGATGGACCGGATCCGGTGTACACGCCTCAGTTGCTTGATTTGTTGAAAAAATACAATGTAAAAGCGACGTTTTTCGTTGTTGGGTGGAAGGCGGAAAAATACCCACATCTGATTAAACGAATGCAAGAAGAAGGTCATACGATCGGTTTACACCATTATTATCATACGAGCAACTGGCTTCTTCTGCCGCTTGTTACGGAATGGGAGCTTGAACGATCAGCACGTGTCATTGAGTACATTACAGGCGCCCGACCTGTATACTACCGTCCGCCATGGGGACATATAAACATATGGACGTTGTTCATGCAAAAAAAGTATAAAATCGTCATGTGGACATATATTCTTGGTGATTGGAATGCTTCATTAGGTGTTGATCGCCTTTATGAACGACTAATGAGCAGTATAGAAGATGGAGCCATTATCGTATTGCATGATAGTGGTTCAACAATTGGCGCAGATGAACATGCACCCGCCAACACGATTGCAACGTTAGAAAGACTATTCCAACATACAAACGTAAAATGGGTAAAGCTGAATGAAGAGTAA
- a CDS encoding carboxylase gives MISNEQLSIVEQLQQKRKQIEQGGARKYHEKNAEQGKLFVRDRLKLLFDDGLQFEDAFFANCLADGLPADGVVTGVGKINGQTVCVMANDSTVKAGSWGARTVEKMIRIQETAEKLRCPILYLVDSAGARITDQIEMFPGRRGAGRIFYNQVKLSGKVPQICLLFGPSAAGGAYIPAFCDIVIMVEGNASMYLGSPRMAEMVIGEKVTLEEMGGARMHCSVSGCGDVLVKTEEEAIAFARKYLSYFPANFSEKPPVVEPKEPKSFQKTIEEIIPKNQNAPFNMYDLIDRIIDEGSFCEIKKLFAPELITGLARINGQSVGIIANQPRMKGGVLFHDSADKAAKFITLCDAFHIPLIFLADIPGFMIGTKVERAGIIRHGAKMISAMSEATVPKISIIVRKAYGAGLYAMAGPAFEPDCCLAFPHAQIAVMGPEAAVNAVYANKIAELPEEERAAFIEQKREEYRKDIDIYRLASEMVIDGVIAPNELRSELIRRLDAYMSKYVVFSERKHGVYPV, from the coding sequence ATGATTTCAAACGAACAATTGTCAATCGTTGAACAACTACAACAAAAACGAAAACAAATTGAACAAGGAGGCGCACGCAAATATCACGAAAAAAACGCCGAGCAAGGAAAATTATTTGTTCGTGATCGTTTAAAACTGTTGTTTGATGATGGCTTGCAGTTTGAAGATGCCTTTTTTGCAAACTGTTTAGCGGACGGGCTTCCAGCAGATGGTGTCGTGACAGGGGTTGGAAAAATTAACGGACAAACGGTATGCGTTATGGCCAATGATTCGACAGTTAAAGCGGGTTCATGGGGAGCAAGAACAGTAGAAAAAATGATTCGTATTCAAGAAACAGCCGAAAAATTACGTTGTCCGATTTTATACTTAGTGGACTCGGCAGGGGCTCGCATTACAGATCAAATTGAAATGTTTCCGGGACGGCGTGGAGCGGGACGTATTTTTTATAACCAAGTGAAGCTGTCAGGAAAAGTGCCGCAAATTTGTTTATTGTTCGGACCATCGGCAGCGGGTGGCGCATATATTCCAGCTTTTTGTGATATCGTCATTATGGTCGAAGGAAATGCTTCCATGTATCTTGGTTCTCCACGCATGGCTGAAATGGTTATCGGTGAGAAAGTGACGCTAGAAGAAATGGGTGGCGCGCGCATGCATTGTTCTGTTTCAGGTTGCGGAGACGTGCTTGTGAAAACAGAAGAAGAAGCGATTGCGTTTGCCCGTAAATACTTATCATATTTTCCTGCAAACTTTAGTGAAAAGCCACCAGTAGTAGAACCAAAAGAACCAAAATCATTTCAAAAAACAATTGAAGAGATTATTCCGAAAAACCAAAACGCACCGTTTAACATGTATGATTTAATTGACCGAATTATTGATGAAGGATCGTTTTGTGAAATAAAAAAATTGTTTGCCCCTGAGCTAATTACAGGTCTTGCGCGCATAAACGGACAATCCGTTGGAATTATTGCCAACCAGCCTCGTATGAAAGGCGGTGTACTATTTCACGACTCTGCAGATAAGGCGGCAAAGTTTATTACCCTTTGCGATGCGTTCCATATTCCGCTCATCTTTTTAGCAGACATCCCTGGATTTATGATCGGAACAAAAGTCGAACGGGCAGGTATTATTCGTCACGGCGCAAAAATGATTTCGGCAATGTCTGAAGCAACTGTTCCGAAAATATCAATCATCGTGCGAAAAGCGTACGGAGCGGGGTTGTATGCGATGGCAGGCCCAGCGTTTGAACCAGATTGTTGTTTAGCTTTTCCGCATGCGCAAATTGCTGTTATGGGACCAGAAGCCGCAGTCAATGCGGTGTATGCTAATAAAATTGCCGAATTGCCAGAAGAAGAACGTGCCGCTTTTATTGAACAAAAGCGAGAAGAATATCGGAAAGACATCGATATTTACCGACTCGCTTCTGAAATGGTTATAGATGGTGTGATTGCACCGAATGAGTTGCGTTCTGAACTCATTCGTCGTTTAGATGCATACATGTCGAAATATGTTGTATTTTCTGAACGAAAACATGGTGTTTATCCTGTGTAG
- a CDS encoding enoyl-CoA hydratase (Catalyzes the reversible hydration of unsaturated fatty acyl-CoA to beta-hydroxyacyl-CoA) → MMEAVLYSTIDAGVAVVTLNRPDAANALSVKMLNELQRIQAELKLNRNVRAVIVTGAGHKTFCAGADLKERAKMNETQVRQTVGLIRETINGFEQLPQPVICALNGGAFGGGLELALACDIRIAAEHAIMGLTETSLGIIPGAGGTQRLPRLIGTGRAKEMIYTAKRISAQEAERIGLVERVVPIEQLLDEALTIATTIANNAPIAVAQAKAAINHGIQVDIQTGLVIEQMAYERTIHTNDRREGLQAFKEKRKPVYKGE, encoded by the coding sequence ATGATGGAAGCTGTTCTTTATTCCACAATTGATGCAGGGGTGGCAGTTGTTACGTTAAATCGACCAGATGCGGCAAATGCTCTATCTGTAAAAATGTTAAACGAATTGCAACGCATTCAAGCGGAACTAAAGTTAAATCGAAACGTGCGTGCAGTCATTGTCACAGGGGCGGGACATAAAACATTTTGTGCGGGAGCCGATTTAAAAGAGCGAGCAAAAATGAACGAAACGCAAGTGCGTCAAACGGTGGGGCTTATTCGGGAGACGATTAATGGATTTGAGCAACTGCCTCAGCCTGTCATTTGTGCACTAAACGGAGGGGCTTTTGGTGGGGGGCTTGAGTTGGCGCTCGCATGTGACATTCGCATTGCTGCTGAACATGCGATCATGGGACTGACAGAAACATCGCTTGGGATCATCCCAGGTGCAGGAGGGACACAACGTCTTCCGCGTCTCATTGGTACTGGGCGAGCGAAGGAGATGATTTACACAGCGAAGCGCATATCCGCACAAGAAGCGGAGCGGATTGGTTTAGTGGAACGCGTTGTTCCGATAGAACAATTGTTGGACGAGGCGCTTACTATCGCAACGACGATCGCCAATAACGCTCCGATTGCCGTTGCTCAGGCAAAAGCAGCGATTAATCATGGGATACAAGTCGATATACAAACAGGGCTTGTCATTGAGCAAATGGCATACGAGCGAACGATTCATACAAACGACCGACGAGAAGGATTGCAAGCGTTCAAAGAAAAACGAAAACCGGTGTACAAAGGGGAGTAA
- a CDS encoding hydroxymethylglutaryl-CoA lyase codes for MRVTVREVGPRDGLQNEPIFIQTEDKITWINQLSKTGLSYIEVTSFVHPKWIPQLADAYEVASRIERVEGVTYAALVPNKKGLEGALAANMDEVAVFMSASETHNRKNINKSIDETFPILKEVIDEAKRANKTVRGYVSTVFGCPYEGTVSIERVISVSERLFELGIDELSLGDTIGVANPVQVQRALEQLLKRFSAEKMALHFHNTYGMALANVFASLQMGMTTFDSSLGGLGGCPYAPGASGNLATDDLVYMLAQMGIDCGVQLEPLTEAARWIEEKIGRPLTSHHSHVVRRNA; via the coding sequence ATGCGTGTAACGGTGAGAGAAGTCGGTCCACGTGATGGATTGCAAAACGAGCCGATCTTTATTCAAACGGAAGATAAAATTACGTGGATTAATCAATTATCCAAAACAGGTTTGTCATATATTGAAGTGACGTCGTTTGTCCACCCGAAATGGATTCCACAGCTTGCAGATGCGTACGAAGTCGCCTCTCGTATTGAGCGGGTAGAAGGTGTGACATATGCTGCACTTGTCCCGAACAAAAAAGGATTGGAAGGCGCACTAGCCGCGAATATGGATGAAGTGGCTGTATTTATGTCAGCTAGCGAAACGCACAATCGCAAAAACATTAACAAATCCATTGACGAAACGTTCCCGATATTAAAAGAAGTCATTGACGAGGCGAAGCGAGCAAACAAAACAGTTCGTGGTTACGTATCGACCGTATTTGGTTGTCCATATGAAGGAACAGTCAGTATTGAACGCGTCATCTCTGTTTCTGAGCGATTGTTTGAGCTTGGCATTGATGAGCTATCGCTTGGCGATACGATCGGTGTTGCAAACCCTGTGCAAGTGCAACGGGCATTAGAACAACTATTAAAGCGGTTTTCTGCTGAAAAGATGGCGCTTCATTTTCATAATACGTATGGGATGGCACTTGCAAACGTGTTTGCATCGTTGCAGATGGGGATGACTACTTTTGATAGCTCGCTCGGCGGACTAGGAGGTTGTCCATATGCCCCAGGCGCATCTGGCAATTTAGCGACAGACGACTTAGTATATATGCTTGCTCAAATGGGTATCGATTGTGGTGTTCAACTTGAACCATTGACAGAAGCAGCGCGATGGATTGAAGAAAAAATTGGCCGTCCGCTAACGAGCCACCATTCACACGTTGTAAGGAGGAATGCATGA
- a CDS encoding acetyl-CoA carboxylase biotin carboxyl carrier protein subunit (composes the biotin carboxyl carrier protein subunit of the acetyl-CoA carboxylase complex, the enzyme that catalyzes the carboxylation of acetyl-CoA to malonyl-CoA, which in turn controls the rate of fatty acid metabolism): protein MHEVVALMAGNVWKIVVQVGDVVEEGQDVVILESMKMEIPIATEAGGVVKAIHVQEGDFVNEGDVLIEIE, encoded by the coding sequence ATGCATGAAGTAGTCGCATTGATGGCGGGAAACGTATGGAAAATCGTTGTTCAAGTAGGTGATGTTGTCGAAGAAGGACAAGATGTTGTCATTTTAGAGTCGATGAAAATGGAAATCCCGATCGCGACGGAAGCGGGAGGAGTTGTCAAAGCGATTCATGTGCAAGAAGGAGATTTCGTAAACGAAGGGGACGTATTAATCGAAATCGAATAG